One stretch of Microplitis mediator isolate UGA2020A chromosome 9, iyMicMedi2.1, whole genome shotgun sequence DNA includes these proteins:
- the LOC130674778 gene encoding uncharacterized protein LOC130674778 — translation MKILAIVFAVCFVGALADLTLNELANLYSNRTHCITETGVDEANVDAAKDHNDWKMDDLKLRCYFFCMQKKIKIMNEDGTLNEEITRQMLAKDFPEDKIDGVMMKCKDMKGADMCETAMMMTKCHVDERALLRSTEKSP, via the exons atgaaaatattagcTATTGTATTCGCTGTTTGCTTTGTTGGTGCTCTA GCCGATCTAACTCTAAACGAATTAGCTAACCTCTACTCAAACAGAACACATTGTATAACTGAAACTGGCGTTGATGAGG ccaACGTCGATGCAGCTAAGGATCACAACGACTGGAAAATGGATGACCTTAAACTTCGGTGTTATTTCTTTTGCATGCagaagaaaatcaaaatc aTGAATGAAGATGGAACATTGAACGAGGAAATAACTCGCCAGATGCTGGCCAAAGATTTTCCAGAAGACAAAATTGACGGCGTTATGATGAAATGCAAAGACatga agggCGCTGATATGTGTGAGACCGCCATGATGATGACCAAGTGTCACGTTGATGAAAGAGCCTTACTACGATCAACTGAAAAGAGCCCTTGA
- the LOC130674243 gene encoding ankyrin repeat domain-containing protein 17-like, translated as MVKLLLEKLDKYIDPFNKIEAFQFATDYNDPELSFDQNPLASIVAAVNQNRIEVFKKMASQNAVRLEYLLEVAIQYNRYEFVECLIDIGADVNYHSRPLHMAIENENIPIIELFIKKGADTARLPEFGKLTLEIACDTKNIKIIEILIAAGADATETFDINNSLHFAVIQNNYERIENLAKNGADINNTVYFNKSPLILAIDEGNKPVVELLIKNGADIHFVTDYAETAIVAAIDNNNLELVEIIMEAGVDINNASGPLAPLSRACHKNNYEICEYLIKRGANVNGVIGDCSPLQEAAGHGNKEMIELLIKNGVNVNYEAKFCSLALETVCEYNNLELAKILIDAGSDVIISLDHYAPLKSAIKLNNQELAEYLINYCTNANITCNYSAALICAIQEYRKEMVELLIKNGANIDSTPEYKYSPLCSSIWNRSSEITKILVKAGADINLLTEKWTPLIEAVRMKDYKMAEYLIENGADVNPHDGYETPLAIAIREHKNDIVRLLVRHNANVNIEAANGQTILAYAIQENNFESTEILINAGADVSVTINNVGSLLHLARCRSGPEVISLLLDVGVDINYVNEYGQMAIDIYSDIQNAQTLIEQHVIKLKAANLYLIDKCLDAVKDDQFNDFYAECLDEIDFLKTQWFSWKMSFYDILHSCVNKISRRIRYISRDDIILDQKSLPSKFKLYGGIIYYRVLKAEPRKKLLVRADKIISDLFGHLLQDIYVQDILDFFSDEELKILCGLN; from the coding sequence atggTCAAATTATTACTAGAAAAACTAGATAAATATATCGAtcctttcaataaaattgaagCTTTTCAGTTTGCTACTGATTACAATGATCCTGAATTATCATTTGATCAGAATCCGCTTGCTTCAATAGTAGCTGCTGTGAACCAAAACAGAAtagaagtttttaaaaaaatggcttCACAAAACGCTGTTCGTCTTGAATATTTACTCGAAGTCGCCATTCAGTATAATAGGTACGAATTTGTGGAGTGTTTGATTGATATCGGCGCTGATGTCAATTATCATTCTCGGCCTTTACATATGGccattgaaaacgaaaatataccgataattgaattatttataaagaaaGGAGCTGATACGGCTCGACTTCCGGAATTTGGAAAGCTTACTTTGGAAATTGCTTGTGATACGaagaatattaaaatcattgaGATATTAATTGCCGCAGGTGCTGATGCGACTGAAACGTTCGATATTAATAACTCACTTCATTTTGcagttattcaaaataattatgaaagaatCGAAAACTTagccaaaaatggagcagatATTAACAACACtgtatatttcaataaatcaccATTAATTTTAGCCATAGACGAAGGTAATAAACCAGTGgtagaattattaattaagaatgGAGCTGATATTCATTTTGTCACTGACTATGCAGAAACTGCGATTGTTGCGGCCattgataacaataatttagaGTTAGTTGAAATAATAATGGAGGCAGGagttgatattaataatgcCTCCGGACCACTAGCTCCGTTGAGCCGAGCATgtcataaaaataactatgaaatatgtgaatatttaataaaacgcgGTGCTAACGTCAATGGTGTTATTGGAGATTGTTCGCCATTACAGGAAGCCGCTGGACATGGAAACAAAGAAATGATTGAGTTACTCATCAAAAATGGCGTTAATGTGAACTATGAGGCCAAATTTTGTAGTTTAGCTTTAGAAACTGTTTGTGAGTATAATAATCTTGAATtagcaaaaatattaattgacgCCGGTTCGGATGTTATTATATCATTAGATCATTATGCCCCATTAAAATCAGCTATCAAGCTTAACAATCAAGAATTGGCTGAGTACCTAATCAACTATTGTACTAATGCTAACATTACTTGCAATTATTCAGCGGCATTAATATGTGCTATTCAAGAGTACAGAAAGGAAATGGTGGaattactgataaaaaatggtGCCAACATTGATTCCACGCCAGAATATAAGTATTCACCTCTTTGCTCAAGTATTTGGAACCGCAGTTctgaaataacaaaaattttagtaaaagcTGGCGCTGATATAAATCTGCTTACAGAAAAATGGACACCATTAATTGAAGCTGTAAGAATGAAAGACTACAAAATGGCTGAGTACTTGATAGAAAATGGTGCTGATGTAAATCCTCATGACGGTTATGAAACGCCACTAGCTATTGCTATTCGGGAACATAAAAACGACATCGTTAGATTATTAGTTAGGCATAATGCTAATGTTAATATTGAGGCAGCCAATGGACAAACAATTCTGGCTTATGCTATCCAGGAAAACAATTTTGAATCAactgaaatattaattaatgctGGCGCTGATGTAAGTGTCACTATTAATAATGTTGGATCATTATTACATTTGGCGCGTTGTCGATCTGGACCAGAAGTTATTAGTCTATTGCTCGATGTTGGTGTTGATATCAATTACGTCAACGAATATGGTCAGATGGCAATTGATATTTACTCAGATATTCAAAACGCCCAGACATTAATTGAGCAGcatgttattaaattaaaagctgCCAATTTATATCTTATCGATAAATGTTTAGATGCTGTGAAAGATGATCAATTCAATGATTTTTACGCCGAGTGCTTGGatgaaattgattttttgaagaCACAATGGTTCTCCTGGAAAATGAGTTTCTATGATATTTTACACTCGTGTGTGAATAAAATATCTCGAAGAATTAGATACATCAGTAGAgatgatattattttagatcAAAAGTCATTACCTAGTAAATTTAAGCTGTATGGAGGAATTATTTACTATCGTGTGTTAAAAGCTGAACCGCgtaaaaaattgttagttcgtgctgataaaataatttctgattTATTTGGTCATTTGCTACAAGATATTTACGTACAAGATATTTTGGACTTTTTTAGTGATGAGGAACTTAAGATTTTGTGTGGTCTCAATTAA
- the LOC130674334 gene encoding putative ankyrin repeat protein RF_0381, producing MATFENTNDVFGYEEVREKILAGEMDVNTQYPGISDYDPPILEISINEQDTELFDYLLQHDVEVNRIIPFRNQAIYLAVNFDDMEYTEKLLNAGAICPPVEERYGETLDANKLLQLAIERKNKEMVKLLLEKLDKYIDPFDKIEAFQFATDYNDPELSFEQIPFASLLAAVEQNRIEVFKKMASQNAVHLEYLLEVAIQYNRYEFVEYMLNIGADVNYCSNAPPLHIATENENIPIIELLIRKGADTDVRTAFRKPALEIACDKKNIKIIEILIAAGADATNSFDINNSLHCAIIQNNYERIENLVKNGADINNTVYFNKSPLILAIEEGNKPVVELLIKNGADIHFVTEYGITAIVAAINNNYLELVEILIDAGADINPAPGPLAPLERAIFMNKYEICEYLIQRGANINGVIGDSSPLQAAAQSGNKELIELLIKNGADVNYVSEYCSSALETVCVCNNLELAKILIDAGSDVIISLDHYSPLQSAIKHNNQELVEYLINYCTNAKITCNYSAALIYAVQEYRKELVELLIKNGANIDYTPKYGRSPLCSSIRYRSSEITKILVKAGADINLLTEKWTPLIEAVRMKDYKMAEYLIDNGADVNVHDGYETPLAIAIRDHRNEIVRLLVRHDANVNIEAANGQTILAYAIQENNFESTEILINAGADVSVTINNVGSLLHLALSRSGPEIISLLLDVGVDINFVNENGDTAIDVFSNTQKAQTLIKEHVIKLKAANSYLIDKCLDAVKDDQFNDFYAQCLDEIDFLKTQWFSWKMSFYDILNSCVSKISRSIRSISRDDIILDQKSLRSKFKLYGGIIYYRLLKAEPRKELLVRADKIISNLFGYLLQDIYVQDIFDYFSDEDLKILCGLN from the coding sequence ATGGCCACATTCGAGAATACAAATGACGTTTTTGGATATGAGGAAGTTCGAGAAAAAATACTTGCAGGTGAGATGGACGTAAACACACAATATCCAGGAATCTCTGATTACGATCCACCAATCCTTGAAATATCGATTAATGAACAAGACACCGAATTATTCGATTACCTTCTCCAGCACGACGTGGAAGTTAATAGAATTATTCCATTCCGTAATCAAGCAATTTATTTAGCAGTCAACTTTGACGACATGGAGTACACTGAGAAATTACTAAATGCAGGTGCCATTTGTCCCCCCGTAGAAGAAAGATACGGAGAAACATTAGATGCTAATAAACTATTACAACTAgctattgaaagaaaaaataaagaaatggTCAAATTATTACTAGAAAAACTAGATAAATATATCGATCCTTTCGATAAAATCGAAGCTTTTCAGTTTGCTACTGATTACAATGATCCTGAATTATCATTTGAACAGATTCCGTTTGCTTCATTATTAGCCGCTGTGGAACAAAACAGAAtagaagtttttaaaaaaatggcttCACAAAACGCTGTTCACCTTGAATATTTACTCGAAGTCGCCATTCAGTATAATAGGTACGAATTTGTTGAGTATATGCTTAATATTGGCGCTGATGTCAATTATTGTTCAAATGCTCCACCCTTACATATCGCcactgaaaatgaaaatataccgataattgaattattgataAGAAAAGGAGCTGATACAGATGTACGTACGGCATTTCGAAAGCCTGCTTTGGAAATTGCTTGCGATAAGAAGAATATCAAAATCATTGAGATATTAATTGCTGCAGGTGCTGATGCAACTAACTCATTCGATATTAATAACTCACTTCATTGtgcaattattcaaaataattatgaaagaatCGAAAACTTagtcaaaaatggagcagatATTAACAACACtgtatatttcaataaatcaccATTAATTTTAGCCATAGAAGAAGGTAATAAACCAGTGgtagaattattaattaagaatgGAGCTGATATTCATTTTGTCACTGAATATGGAATAACTGCGATTGTTGCGgccattaataataattatctagagttagttgaaatattaatagaCGCAGGAGCTGATATTAATCCTGCCCCTGGACCACTAGCCCCGTTGGAGCGAgcaatttttatgaataagtATGAAATATGTGAATACTTAATACAACGGGGTGCTAACATCAATGGTGTTATTGGAGATAGTTCGCCATTACAGGCAGCCGCTCAAAGTGGAAACAAAGAATTGATCGAGTTACTTATCAAAAATGGCGCAGATGTGAACTATGTGTCCGAATATTGTAGTTCAGCTTTAGAAACTGTTTGTGTGTGTAATAATCTTGAATTAgcaaaaatattgattgacgCCGGTTCGGATGTTATTATATCATTAGATCACTATTCCCCATTACAATCAGCTATCAAGCATAACAATCAAGAATTGGTTGAGTACCTAATCAACTACTGTACTAATGCTAAAATTACTTGCAATTATTCAGCGGCATTAATATATGCTGTTCAAGAGTACAGAAAGGAATTGGTGGagttactgataaaaaatggtGCCAATATCGATTACACGCCAAAATATGGGCGTTCACCTCTTTGCTCAAGTATTAGGTACCGCAGTTctgaaataacaaaaattttagtaaaagcCGGCGCTGATATAAATCTGCTTACAGAAAAATGGACACCATTAATTGAAGCTGTAAGAATGAAAGACTACAAAATGGCTGAGTACTTGATAGATAATGGTGCTGATGTAAATGTTCATGACGGTTATGAAACGCCACTAGCTATTGCTATTCGGGATCATAGAAACGAAATCGTTAGATTATTAGTTAGGCATGATGCTAATGTTAATATTGAGGCAGCCAATGGACAAACAATTCTGGCTTATGCTATCCAGGAAAACAATTTTGAATCAactgaaatattaattaatgctGGCGCTGATGTAAGTGTCACTATTAATAATGTTGGATCATTATTACATTTGGCGCTTTCTCGATCTGGACCAGAAATTATTAGTCTATTGCTCGATGTTGGTGTTGATATTAATTTCGTTAACGAAAATGGTGATACCGCAATTGATGTTTTCTCGAATACCCAAAAGGCCCAGACATTAATTAAGGAGcatgttattaaattaaaagctgCTAATTCATATCTTATCGATAAATGTTTAGATGCTGTGAAAGATGatcaatttaatgatttttacgCCCAGTGCTTGGatgaaattgattttttgaagaCACAATGGTTCTCCTGGAAAATGAGTTTCTATGATATTTTAAACTCGTGTGTGAGTAAAATATCTCGAAGTATTAGATCCATCAGTAGAGATGATATTATCTTAGATCAAAAGTCACTACGCAGTAAATTTAAGCTGTATGGAGGAATTATCTACTATCGTCTGTTAAAAGCTGAGCCGCGTAAAGAATTGTTGGTTCGtgctgataaaataatttctaatttatttgGTTATTTGCTACAAGATATTTATGTACAAGATATTTTTGACTATTTTAGTGATGAGGATCTTAAGATTTTGTGTGGTCTAAACTAA
- the LOC130674777 gene encoding general odorant-binding protein 69a-like: MKIFAIVFAVCVVGAQAELTVEQLAKLREHSTACITETLVDDANVDAAMHHNIWRMDDPKLRCYFFCLLKKLKVMNEDGTLNEEITRQRLANLFPADRIDGVITKCKDMKGADTCETAIMMAKCHADERASLGSTTKSD, translated from the exons ATGAAAATATTCGCTATTGTATTCGCTGTTTGCGTTGTTGGTGCTCAa GCCGAGCTCACTGTAGAACAACTAGCTAAGCTCCGCGAACACAGCACAGCTTGTATAACTGAAACTCTTGTCGATGACG ccAACGTTGACGCAGCTATGCATCACAATATCTGGAGAATGGACGACCCTAAACTTCGGTGTTATTTCTTCTGCCTGCTTAAAAAACTCAAAGtc aTGAATGAGGATGGAACATTGAACGAGGAGATAACTCGCCAGAGGTTGGCCAACCTTTTCCCAGCAGACAGAATTGACGGCGTTATCACAAAATGCAAAGACatga AGGGCGCTGATACCTGCGAGACCGCCATAATGATGGCTAAGTGTCACGCTGATGAAAGAGCCTCACTAGGGTCAACTACAAAGAGcgactga